The following are from one region of the Phormidium sp. PBR-2020 genome:
- a CDS encoding DUF928 domain-containing protein produces the protein MKLYQDIPKLTLSFLLICAALISSASRGNSQSLAILEEAAREATINFIPRGAQNTGDAPENNTVGVDDDGTRGDCVVTAIPLTRLMGHQTPSLYLTTNSHPTFWFYVPYQPEQVTSGIFSLQDPAGLNEYWRTRFHFPETASQSVPGIVSVTLPPTEDPLEPDFVYQWFFEFDCPTPDSDPERTSPASINGQVQRVEVNPELEAQLNAANNLVEQAEIYAQEGFWYDVLTKVGQLYLENPQSEAIGELWQNLLQDIGLDRVSTEPLIGPVETLNPQDTSE, from the coding sequence ATGAAACTTTATCAAGACATCCCCAAATTAACCCTATCTTTTCTCTTGATTTGCGCCGCTCTCATCAGTAGTGCCAGTCGAGGCAATTCTCAATCTCTTGCTATCCTCGAAGAAGCAGCAAGAGAGGCAACAATCAATTTTATTCCTAGAGGCGCACAAAATACTGGCGATGCTCCAGAAAATAATACAGTTGGAGTCGATGATGATGGAACTCGTGGTGATTGCGTGGTGACTGCAATTCCGCTCACTCGTTTAATGGGACATCAGACTCCATCTTTATATTTAACAACGAACTCACATCCAACCTTCTGGTTCTATGTTCCTTACCAACCCGAACAAGTCACATCCGGCATTTTTTCCCTTCAAGATCCAGCGGGGTTAAATGAATACTGGCGGACTCGCTTTCACTTTCCTGAAACAGCGAGTCAAAGTGTCCCCGGAATTGTCAGTGTGACTTTGCCCCCAACAGAAGATCCCCTGGAGCCAGATTTCGTCTATCAATGGTTTTTTGAATTTGATTGTCCCACGCCAGATTCTGACCCTGAGCGAACCAGTCCGGCATCTATTAACGGTCAAGTTCAACGGGTTGAAGTAAATCCTGAACTAGAAGCACAACTCAATGCAGCTAATAACCTAGTTGAGCAAGCAGAGATTTATGCTCAGGAAGGATTCTGGTATGATGTTCTCACGAAAGTTGGGCAACTTTATCTGGAGAATCCTCAGAGTGAAGCGATAGGCGAACTTTGGCAAAACCTTTTGCAGGACATTGGTCTAGACCGAGTATCCACAGAACCTCTGATTGGTCCCGTTGAAACCCTGAATCCTCAAGATACATCGGAGTGA